One part of the Bdellovibrio bacteriovorus genome encodes these proteins:
- a CDS encoding EamA family transporter: MKNMNPRLRGSLEISVASVGFGFLGIFGTWAFESGMKVGELLSYRFALAAVLLWIFLLLFRPSWVKLNLRQTIIAALLGIFGYAFFSTMYFIAIDGLSVTLAALLLYTYPFWVNVFSHFFTQDKISRKEALCLVAASSGLILLLWGHIEVRNIWAVAAGLGSAISYAIYVLLSGRLQKDVRPISSALYVITFGALALSLFHHPHYSEIKNLSHIQASSILGLAFVCTIIPLTLELAALQKLKSTEVALLMMIEPITAALMGALIFHERLTPVQIVGALIIGAALVTNTLYSRPTKSVE, from the coding sequence ATGAAAAACATGAACCCACGCCTTCGCGGATCTTTGGAAATTTCTGTAGCGAGCGTGGGTTTTGGTTTTTTGGGGATCTTTGGAACGTGGGCTTTTGAATCCGGCATGAAAGTCGGAGAGCTTCTTTCCTACCGCTTTGCCCTGGCAGCCGTTCTGTTGTGGATCTTCCTGCTTTTGTTCCGCCCTTCCTGGGTTAAACTGAATCTGCGTCAGACCATCATCGCAGCCCTGCTGGGGATCTTCGGTTACGCGTTCTTCTCGACCATGTACTTCATCGCCATCGACGGACTGAGCGTCACCCTGGCAGCGCTGTTACTGTATACCTATCCGTTCTGGGTGAATGTCTTTTCCCATTTCTTCACTCAGGACAAGATTTCCCGCAAAGAGGCTTTGTGTCTGGTGGCGGCCTCTTCCGGACTGATCCTGTTGCTGTGGGGGCATATCGAGGTTCGTAACATCTGGGCCGTGGCGGCGGGCTTGGGTTCAGCCATCAGCTATGCCATCTATGTCCTGCTGTCAGGCCGCCTGCAAAAGGATGTTCGTCCAATTTCTTCCGCGTTGTACGTCATCACCTTTGGAGCTCTGGCCCTGTCTCTGTTCCATCATCCTCATTATTCTGAAATCAAAAATCTTAGCCACATTCAGGCATCCAGCATTTTGGGCCTGGCTTTTGTCTGCACAATCATTCCGTTGACCCTGGAGCTGGCAGCTCTGCAAAAATTGAAAAGCACCGAAGTGGCGCTGTTGATGATGATCGAACCCATCACCGCCGCTTTGATGGGTGCTTTAATCTTCCATGAACGACTGACGCCGGTTCAGATAGTTGGCGCTTTGATCATTGGCGCAGCACTGGTCACGAACACACTTTACTCCCGCCCAACGAAGTCTGTGGAATAG